A stretch of Lathyrus oleraceus cultivar Zhongwan6 chromosome 6, CAAS_Psat_ZW6_1.0, whole genome shotgun sequence DNA encodes these proteins:
- the LOC127094459 gene encoding uncharacterized protein LOC127094459, with translation MAMENEKNFCVHFTDKNCSTWEFQFKMYVKGKGLWSHLDDVSKAPTEKTALDAWETKYAQIITWILNSIYPQMINNLRSFSTAQEMWNYLKRIYNQENSAKHFQLELEIANYKQGALSIQEYYSGFLNIWTKHSSIIDANVPKTSLVVVQEVYNTSERDQFLMKLRLEFEVVRGALLNRNPVPSLDTCVGELLREE, from the coding sequence ATGGccatggaaaatgaaaagaatttTTGTGTCCATTTTACCGATAAAAACTGTTCTACATGGGAATTTCAATTCAAGATGTATGTTAAAGGAAAGGGATTATGGAGTCATCTAGATGATGTTTCTAAGGCACCAACGGAGAAAACTGCTTTAGATGCGTGGGAAACTAAATATGCTCAAATCATTACTTGGATTCTCAACAGTATTTATCCTCAAATGATCAATAATTTACGCTCTTTTTCAACTGCTCAAGAAATGTGGAATTATTTGAAGCGCATTTACAACCAGGAAAATTCAGCAAAACATTTTCAATTGGAGTTAGAAATAGCCAACTACAAACAAGGTGCTTTGTCTATTCAAGAATACTATTCTGGTTTCTTAAATATCTGGACAAAACACTCTTCTATTATAGATGCTAATGTTCCCAAGACCTCTCTCGTGGTTGTTCAAGAGGTTTACAACACCAGTGAGCGAGATCAATTTCTCATGAAATTACGTCTAGAATTTGAGGTTGTCAGAGGTGCCTTGCTGAATAGGAATCCTGTTCCTTCTTTAGATACATGTGTTGGAGAACTTCTAAGGGAGGAATAA